From Pagrus major chromosome 6, Pma_NU_1.0, one genomic window encodes:
- the ipo9 gene encoding importin-9, whose product MSAAGSARPGPAAGPVQQGLKEALIETLTAILSPVQEVRAAAEEQIKVLEVTEEFGVHLAELTVDPQGALAIRQLASVILKQYVETHWCSQSEKFRPPETTDQAKAAIRGLLPSGLREAISKVRSSVAYAVSAIAHWDWPEAWPQLFTLLMEMLVSGDVNAVHGAMRVLTEFTREVTDTQMPLVAPVILPEMYKIFTMAEVYSIRTRSRAVEIFTTCANLICAIEELEKGAAKALIFPVVQQFTEAFVQALQMPDGPSSDSGLKMEVLKAVTALVKNFPKPMVSSMQQILPIVWNTLTESAAFYVRTEVNYTEEVDDPIDSDGEVLGFENLVFSIFEFVHTLLENNKFKSTVKKALPELIYYIILYMQITEDQIKVWTANPQQFVEDEDDDTFSYSVRISAQDLLLAVAAEFQNESAAALAAAATRHLQEAEQAKNSGNEHWWKIHEACMLALGSVKTIITENVKNGRIQFDMHGFLASVILADLNLAAASPFLLGRALWAASRFTAAMSPELIQQFLQATVSGLHDSQPPSVRISAVRAIWGYCDQLKLSESTHVLQPFLPSILEGLVQLAAQFSSEVLTLVMETLCIVCTVDPAFTTNAENKICPLTIAIFLKYNNDPVVASLAQDIFKELAQIEGCQGPMQMRLIPTLVSIMQAPPDKIPSGLCATSIDILTTVVRNTKSPLSEMLVCQAFPVVAQCTLRTDDNTIMQNGGECLRAYVSVALEQIAQWRDEQGNSGLWYVMQVVNQLLDPRTSEFTAAFVGRLVSTLISRAGTELGEQLDQILRAILSKMQQAETLSVMQSLIMVFAHLVHSQLEPLLEFLCSLPGPTGKPALEFVMTEWMSRQHLFYGQYEGKVSTVALCKLLQHGLNTDDKRLQDIVVKGEEIYSPEDGIRTRSKAAKNPERWTNIPLLVKIFKLIINELSTVVEANTSRANAADWSQDSSGMWEDNEAEEGEDDDEEDEGLAGQLLSDLIASNKYDDDYYEDDEEDDPDALKDPIYQIDLQAYLTDFLTQFAQQPCYSMFSGHLNNTERQTLQSIGL is encoded by the exons aTGAGTGCAGCGGGTAGTGCTCGGCCCGGTCCGGCCGCCGGCCCGGTCCAGCAAGGACTGAAAGAGGCTCTGATCGAGACGCTGACGGCCATCCTGTCCCCGGTTCAAGAAGTGCGCGCCGCCGCGGAGGAGCAGATCAAAGTGCTGGAAGTGACAGAGG AGTTTGGCGTTCACCTGGCAGAACTCACAGTTGATCCTCAGGGAGCTCTCGCAATCCGTCAG TTGGCATCAGTTATCCTGAAGCAGTATGTGGAGACTCACTGGTGTTCCCAGTCAGAGAAGTTCAGGCCTCCTGAAACTACAGATCAG GCTAAAGCTGCTATTAGAGGGCTGTTGCCCAGCGGTCTGCGAGAGGCGATCAGCAAAGTCCGCTCCAGTGTTGCGTACGCCGTGTCGGCCATCGCCCACTGGGACTGGCCCGAGGCCTGGCCGCAGCTGTTCACCCTGCTGATGGAGATGCTGGTTAGCGGAGATGTCAATGCTGTTCATGGGGCCATGAGGGTCCTCACAG AGTTTACTCGGGAAGTGACGGATACTCAGATGCCGCTGGTGGCTCCAGTAATCTTACCTGAAATGTACAAGATCTTCACCATGGCCGAG GTGTACAGTATTCGTACTCGATCCAGAGCAGTGGAGATATTTACCACCTGTGCCAACCTCATCTGTGCTATTGAAGAGCTCGAGAAG GGTGCAGCCAAAGCGTTGATCTTCCCCGTGGTGCAGCAGTTCACAGAAGCATTTGTGCAGGCTCTGCAGATGCCTGATGGACCCTCATCTGACAGCGGTCTCAAAATGGAAGTCCTCAAG GCAGTAACAGCGTTGGTGAAGAACTTCCCCAAACCCATGGTGTCCTCCATGCAGCAGATTTTACCCATTGTGTGGAATACACTGACCGAAAGTGCAGCTTT TTATGTGAGGACAGAAGTCAACTACACAGAGGAAGTGGATGATCCTATTGACTCAGATG GTGAGGTTTTGGGATTTGAGAATCTGGTGTTCAGCATCTTTGAGTTCGTGCACACGCTGCTGGAGAACAACAAGTTCAAGAGCACAGTGAAGAAAGCCCTGCCTGAACTCATCTACTACATCATCCTGTACATGCAGATCACTGAGGATCAG ATCAAAGTTTGGACAGCTAACCCGCAGCAGTTTGTAGAGGACGAGGATGACGACACCTTCTCCTACTCTGTCAGGATCTCTGCTCAGGACCTGCTGCTG GCTGTTGCCGCAGAGTTTCAGAATGAGAGCGCAGCGGCGCTGGCAGCGGCGGCGACCAGACACCTCCAGGAGGCAGAGCAAGCTAAAAACAGTGGCAATGAGCACTG GTGGAAGATCCATGAGGCCTGCATGTTGGCCCTCGGCTCTGTCAAAACAATCATCACAGAGAACGTGAAGAACGGTCGTATCCAGTTTGACATGCACGGTTTCTTGGCCAGTGTTATCCTCGCTGATCTCAACTTGGCAG CGGCGTCTCCGTTCCTCCTCGGTCGAGCTTTGTGGGCGGCCAGTCGATTCACAGCCGCCATGTCTCCTGAGCTCATCCAGCAGTTCCTCCAGGCCACCGTCAGCGGCCTCCACGACAGCCAGCCGCCATCTGTCCGCATCTCCGCGGTCAGGGCCATTTGGGG GTATTGTGATCAGCTGAAGCTGTCGGAGAGCACCCACGTCCTTCAGCCCTTCCTCCCCAGCATCCTCGAGGGACTGGTCCAACTTGCTGCCCAGTTCAGCTCTGAGGTGCTCACCCTCGTCATGGAGACCCTGTGCATCGTTTGCACCGTCGACCCGGCCTTCACCACCAACGCCGAGAACAAGATCTGCCCCCTCACCATTGCCATTTTCCTTAAATATAACAATG aCCCTGTGGTGGCGTCCCTAGCTCAGGACATCTTTAAAGAACTGGCTCAGATCGAAGGCTGCCAGGGCCCCATGCAGATGCGTCTCATCCCCACACTGGTCAGCATCATGCAGGCTCCGCCAGACAAGATTCCCTCTGGACTGTGTGCT ACGTCAATAGACATCCTGACCACAGTCGTCCGAAACACCAAATCCCCTCTCTCAGAGATGCTGGTGTGTCAGGCGTTTCCTGTGGTGGCTCAGTGCACCTTACGCACCGATGACAACACGATAATGCAG AACGGTGGCGAGTGCCTGCGAGCGTACGTCTCCGTCGCCCTCGAGCAAATCGCTCAGTGGAGGGACGAGCAGGGGAACAGCGGCCTCTGGTACGTCATGCAGGTGGTCAACCAGCTGCTGGACCCTCGGACCTCAGAGTTCACGGCTGCCTTCGTGGGCAGGTTGGTGTCCACTCTGATCTCCCGGGCAGGAACCGAGCTCGGGGAACAGCTGGACCAGATCCTCCGAGCGATTCTGAGCAAGATGCAGCAAGCTGAGACTCTGAGTGTCATGCAG TCTCTGATCATGGTGTTCGCCCACCTGGTTCACTCCCAGCTGGAGCCTCTGTTGGAGTTCTTGTGCAGTCTGCCTGGTCCAACAGGGAAACCTGCCCTGGAGTTTGTCATGACAGAGTGGATGAGCAGGCAGCACCTCTTCTACGGACAGTACGAGGGTAAAGTCAG caCGGTGGCTCTCTGTAAGCTGCTGCAGCACGGTCTCAACACTGACGACAAACGTCTGCAGGACATTGTTGTGAAGGGAGAGGAGATCTACAGCCCTGAAGACGGCATTCGCACACGCTCCAAAGCTGCCAAGA acCCAGAGAGGTGGACCAACATTCCTTTGCTAGTGAAGATCTTTAAATTGATCATCAATGAGCTGTCAACGGTCGTGGAGGCAAACACCAGCAGGGCAAACGCAGCAGACTGGAGCCAAG ACTCCAGCGGTATGTGGGAGGACAACGAGGCGGAAGagggtgaagatgatgatgaggaggacgAAGGGCTCGCAGGCCAGCTGCTTTCTGATCTCATCGCATCGAACAAATACG ATGATGATTATTAcgaggatgatgaggaggatgatcCAGATGCTTTGAAAGACCCCATATATCAGATTGACCTGCAG GCCTACCTGACAGACTTCCTGACACAGTTCGCCCAGCAGCCATGTTACAGCATGTTCTCAGGCCACCTCAAcaacactgagagacagaccCTGCAGTCTATAGGCCTCTAG
- the shisa4 gene encoding protein shisa-4, producing the protein MRMIFPTGNMSLVALTLALLTVVLSSSPVSGNEDCLWYVDKNGTWHNGFDCPLITFCCGNCHRRYCCLDAFKMITEREQKRCMLFQFSPTTLAGIASSILLFVAIIATMVCCFMCSCCYLYQRRQQRGRTPYDAQQIPMASYPVEPMYDAYGKPLGPTEYAHPGYPMAPQYPGMPPQYPMMQPGPYPPHLMDPAYSQAPPPYSPPQYPGH; encoded by the exons ATGAGGATGATCTTTCCGACGGGCAACATGTCTCTCGTCGCGCTGACTTTGGCGCTGCTCACCGTCGTCCTCAGCTCCTCTCCGG TCAGTGGGAACGAGGACTGTCTGTGGTACGTGGATAAAAACGGCACCTGGCACAACGGCTTCGACTGCCCTCTCATCACATTCTGCTGTGGGAACTGCCACCGGCGCTACTGCTGCCTGGACGCCTTCAAGATGATCACAGAGAGGGAGCAGAAACGCTGCATGCTCTTCCAGTTCAG CCCCACAACTTTAGCTGGCATcgcctcctccatcctcctgttTGTGGCCATCATTGCCACCATGGTCTGCTGCTTCATGTGCTCCTGCTGTTATCTCTACCAGAGAAGGCAGCAGAGGGGCAGGACACCTTATGATG CCCAGCAGATCCCCATGGCCAGCTACCCAGTGGAGCCCATGTATGACGCTTATGGAAAACCACTGGGACCCACTGAGTATGCACATCCAGGTTATCCAATGGCGCCTCAGTACCCTGGCATGCCCCCACAGTACCCGATGATGCAGCCTGGACCTTATCCACCACACCTGATGGATCCTGCATACAGCCAGG CCCCTCCACCGTACTCTCCACCTCAGTATCCTGGTCATTGA